Below is a genomic region from Cydia strobilella chromosome 24, ilCydStro3.1, whole genome shotgun sequence.
TAAAGTTTTATTAGTCTGATCTGGTTCTTttatataagcaaagatagatataactccgtaatagatggatacagtctaaggaaaaaacgtgcctcgaaaatcaagaaaatttgattctcgttcagagggcgctactagttttggcctacagtcgtatagatggcgttgacggtttcgtttgttatttaacaattttaacgcatatcagtgaaagaacatgggtcaaaatcataaaaataattaatgcaaataaaaaaaatcatttatctatatttaaatacattctatcgtatttttactatgacagtaccgctctagtataagttactcgatgatataagtatacctaattatattacTTAAGATGAAattggaggacccgcgcgaaatcgccttttcatagaaacgtagtcctcattttcctctctgaatattaacattattgaaaatattttgacacaatttgttctactatttgattttttttcaaatttttaattattataagagcatTTTAGAATCtgtatgaaaaaaatcaaaaaaaagtcaaacgtaacgtaacatacataaaattatgtagaaatattttccataatgtcaatatccagagaggaaaatggggactacattaATATGGAGAAGCGTCCCTTTCCCCTTAAGTtaagaaatacaaaaaatcataaatttacTAGTAGTCACAATGTCAACGACAGTGTAAGGATTAAAACTACCTACAGTTGACACTCAAATTACCATTCATTGGCACACCTATTTTTTGCTGTCACTAGtaataatatttgaaatataataTGACAAATGTACTAGTAATtgaataggtatatatgttttaCACAATTACCTAAAGCTTTTTGTTAAGAGACACTAACGCGTCGCCGagaagccgctcccatacaatccaAGTTACATTcacatttggggcattttctatgaaaagggaccttattgtcgatggcgcttacgccattataaacgatgctccgatataaatacaatgccacgcgacgctgtgcggcgtaagcgccatcgacaataaggtcccttttcatagaaaatgccccattttaaaactacatgcataaattacatgaaaattaACGTAACATACCTATAGagtttgttaccaaaacgactattattttcgtagtcgacatctagcgtcaagtagcggaattatcagtactgctactcgacaatagatgtcgcgacgaacggaaagtctaatgctcaacgattttcagctaatattataaccggatctctgaaatataaattgttgagcaatacacttcaTCAGTGcgtattgcgtctcacattttgcttaagaGAGTGAGACGTAATGACAATGGACAAACAAATTGGATAGGTGATAAGGTGGAATTGGATTTAGAATACAATCCTAATATGgggaattttctatgaaaagggaccttattgtcgatggcgcttacgccgcacagcgtcgcgcggcattgtgtttatatcggagcatcgtttataatggtgttaagcgccatcgacacgacaataaggtcccattttatagaaaataccacatattatccTAAACTCGATCCACCAGCGCCAAAACAATTGTAACGACGCCGActacaaaaatattgatttacaGTAGATTTCATAGTAAAATTATTAGTGCAAAGAGACCGTATCATGATTTGTTACATCATAACAGTGTACTAACACACCGTTAGTCAGTTCACGCTAGgcacagcgacatctagcggggAATTTGGTCAACGTTCTCAATAATTTCGATTCTTTTTCTtgatacattttaattaatttaagttaatttgttGATACATTTTTTACATGAATATAGGATCTACTGGATAAAACATGGAGGGTGGGgagaaatgaccgaacggggtAGCcttaccaaagagaattaagaagacatagtgcttaactccatacatcagttctGTTAccaaagactattattttcgtagtcgacatctagcgtcaagtagcggaattatcagtactgctactcgacactagatgtgtGAGCTCTCTACGTCTACTTAACCCTTCgaatgccttgtcccgtatacgtcacagacaatttgaactttaatgtaCAATTTCAAGGTTATGAATTcggtagcaaatttttgacactgGCGTTCGAGGGTTTAATTCTCCTTGCCTaaatctatgtctggtactagttttcgttgctaaaaacgAACATTATTACCAGacagatatacatacataaaaaataagtgcattcccgttaccagggaaGTTTtgcgattatactgagcaactttaactatgggaccaaccccgaaatcgcgaaaaaaaatttggctgtttcatacattttggctggtccattttttatgggtgggtaaatttgtttttcgcgatttcgtggttggtcccatagtaaaagttgctcagtataatcccaagtcctccctggcaacggaaatgcacttattttttagccaccgtgtatgttacttgaatgtcaaatttcatgttagtTCTGAATGTCGTTTTAATATGAGAGCGTTACtccgattgtatggcggcgggcGTCGGCTAGGATCGTGGGACTCGAGTCCGcaacaagctcggccgaatttcaccttcccatacaaacgtagttccgctctcattttaaaactacgtgttggattgtaatgaaactttgcacatacaacgacatgaggtatatctaggtctgtaattagttaataaaactccagtttataaaacaaacgaaaatagagcaaaaacaagttttgtatgaaaaacttaaattcgccattttttaaactatctgaaactacataaactaattacagacatagatataccttatcgtgttgtaagtacaaagtttcagagaaatctagccagtcgttttaaaatgagagcggaactacgtttgtatggagaaccgtaACCGTAACCGGTTTTGAAATGATGCAGTTATGAAACGACTGCTGAAAAAGTCCTAAAAATAGAACcagacagacaaacatacaataaatatgtagataaaCCATACGATGCCCAGAATCGACGACCAACTTGTTAGAAAAAGCGAGATGAAGAAAATAAACCGAGTGATAGAATGAGAAAAAGTACCCGGAAAATAATAGAAAGGTTTTTTCTAAATACTTTTTACAcgcactttttttattttaatcatgATAACTGTCATTTTTAATGGTTCTTTATGATGACAGTATGGTATAAAAATCTCGCTCTAAAGTTAAAAACAGAAAATGTCGTGAATTTAttcatttgtaataaaaaattccCTCTATTTGTACAATTATCGAAACtgacattattatatattttattatagtttgaTATGCTGACAAATATATCAAAAGCAAAAAGGTAGGTTATTGTTTAAAACTACTCAAGAGTTTCAACAATCTGAAacgtataaaaaacttaaaagttccGTTATATCCGAGATATGGAAATAACACTAATTTAGTACAAAAACGATAGATCtgaaaaactgtaattttagtatctgtcatataaaaaaaacggataagtgcgagtcggactcgcccgccgagggtttactttttagtatttgttgttatagcggcaacagaaatacatcatctgtgaaaatttcaactgtctatcacggacacggtttatgagatacagcctgacagacggacagtgaagtcttagcaaagatagatataactccgtaatagatggatacagtctaaggaaaaaacgtgcctcgaaaatcaagaaaatttgattctcgttcagagggcgctactagctttggcctactgtcgtatagatggcgttgacggtttcgtttgttatttaacaattttaacgcatatcagtgaaagaacatgggtcaaaatcataataataattaatgcaaataaaaaaaatcatttatccatatttaaatacattttatcgtatttttataaatcttcatttttagttttaaagtgtgtcgacagatggcagtgaatttactggggttacaaaatttactatgacagtaccgctctagtataagttactctatggtcttagtaatagggtcccgtttttatcctatgggtacggaaccctaacaagagTTGAATTGATTGGATTTCCTTTTTCCCAGAAAGCTTATAATTAACTTATAATAGTAACCTTAATCTGCAAAAATTAGTGCTTTGAAAAGCCCCATACCCAAGCTTCGTTAACGTTAGCGTTTCGTGCGACCAAAaagtatttagaaaaaaaatatagtgtttaaaatgtaaaaaaatcggACAAAAATATTACCTCTTCGTTGTTAGCGTCGACCCACTGCAAAACATTGTTACATTagtcacaaataactattaattgtattataaaaaaaacaactaaaaaaaaaaacagttataaAAAACATTCCAAAAGCATTTCACGAGTGAGAGAAGCCAGTGAAAGATTATTTTTtcgtatattttattgatttgtaAACATATAACTCTCTAagcacaattatatgtgaagcTAAATACGGTATATCCCGATTTACACAAAACAAGAGTAATGTTTTGGAGATACGttacaacactaaattaaaagtgaatatattaaattattttaaaccgggtcactcacgtattattaagtcgaatagctcgacatgttgaAGACGTgccgtgtctccgtgaagacggtcctcgtaaattggaccgaaacatgtcgagctattcgacttaataatacgtgagtgacccggtttaaaataatttaatatgtttgagtctcacgggagttttatagttaaaagtgAATACTTCTGAAATTGCAAAAAACGATGGCATTTCAACATAAATCATCCTTTGttgctaaaaaaaaaaaacattcatagttattaataaaaacatattaaacacTATTTGCTATCAAAGGTGAAATTACAAATtaatcatcattaaaaaaaaagttgttctAAGTGTTATTTCTActatataaatttacaaaaaagaaGTATACACTTTTAaagcattattttttttctttaatgacaaccctattataataaataggGTGACCAAAGGCCTTGCATAATCGGGATATCCTTTTTAGAAAAAACCTCAAATCATACACACAATAGCGATAAGcattataatgattataataaaacacgttaaatatattaatatctgATTAAAATATCTCTCTACTTAACTAAAATAACTTCGATGattattattgaataaaaattGCAAACGTCAAAAAACTTTGTAGTAAAGGTTTTTGAGCCATTTTGAGCGAATCTGCTATTACTGtggaattattaattatttattcaataaatatttactgaCTGTATTACAGGGAATGTAGAATATCAAGAAGGACAACATTTCTCTCTATTTCCTATTTCTATGATAACTATTATAGtatgcatcttctcaaatgatttttttaaccaGACCCTAATTTGTTTAACataagcctttgttccttttgtgtgtgtgcgtggccattgttggcgctgatacacaatggtcgcgcgctcaccaacaatgggcacgcgcgcacataaaaggaacaaaggcttttgtttaacaaattagggtctttggttaaaaaaaatgatatgagAAGAttgcagtttataaaaaaataacataatatgtAGAAATAGGCACGAAACAActacacttaaaataaaacaaccccAGCCCCgtaataaagaaaaagtataaaatataataaaaatagtaaaaagaaACACTTGGAATGTCCTAGAAAAAGTAAGCTTAATAGTCACCGTAGTTGTGACCATACAAGTAATAAATTTACGTATATCTAAACAtcttaaaacattattatatgATTGGACTGTGATGATTTTGTAGTCATATTTCTTAAGCCAAAGACAAACCTTTTTCAATCGAATATCcaacaatatcaatattttACTCACCACACGAAAGCGATATcaattcaaaatttacaaaataatctttgccaaaaatataaaattttccatacaaacataaTTTACCTCTTGTGTTAGGGTGACCAAAATTCTAAATAGACCGAGACTATTCCTAAAGCGTAACTAATAGACATGGCGGTAATGGCTGTGTCtagttttattcagttttactCATATTGATAGTTTGACTGTAACTTTCCACTTTCCAGTATTTTATCCAAATTCTACACTTAATTTTAAGGAAAGGAAAAGTGACGGAAAGTGACCTAATAGAATATTATAGCCAATTTTTATGAAACTCGATTTTAACGGCTTTTACGAGTGATTACGAATAAACTTGATGGGCCCGATAACCGGAGATAATTCAGACGATTCTCTAGCCGCTctagtgaaatagttatttacgatacaagtgtggaaaagaggaaatttgaaacgagtggcgataaattaaaacacgaccgcagggagtgttttaaatcgacacgagttgcgaatgacctattcgcacgtgtatcgtacaatgttttacattacatatggccctttaaactttcgacatatgcacaaaaagtgctctttacgcactagtacTGTAAAACAAATTAAGAGCCATTTAGAGTAAAAATTGTGAGCGATAGTACAACGCTTAGACGTTAGAGGAGTTGCATAAGCTATAGGTACAGATTGATAACACCTACACTAATGTACTGTTAAATTTTTTGATCAAAAACGATTTCTACCCGCACAGTCTAAGCGTAGCCAACCCTAGCGTTGTTTCGCCGGCGCGTGCGGTCGACGACCCGCAAATTCAAGGTCAACTCACATTTATGTGTATTTCAAACTTGTACCTTTCGCTTTTTGTGACTATCTGTCTGttggtaatataaatatttgctcCGTAAGGGCCCTGAATATCACTCGTCTATTATATGTATCTAAAACGGTAGCCGTTTGGTTTTAaaaggtaccagggcctcagaAGTGTGTAGTGGCGAGACTACTCGGCTTCGACGCGGAGGTATTCTACCTTGGTGATCTTCTTGGGGTCGTTGGTGCCGGTCTCGAGGACCTCGACCTTCTGGTAGACGTTGGGGGAGTTGAGCCAGCGCGTGCGCTCGCCGACCTTGCCGCTGCCCCTCTTCCAGATTCTGTCAATGAATATTCATTTTAGTTTAAGAAAACGAAAATTTGACACACTGAATACCTAaatgggtaattttgaaaatggattTACGGCGATTTCAGGGAATTACCCGAATACACCTTGTGTTGTGAACATGTTTTTCAATATAGGAcacatcaagattgtttacctattatctaatgctaaaaaaacgaacatttcgtaattacgacagtcgtaAGCGTAAGTAAATTTGATGCAAACAGAACGATTACGTTTACGCAATGCTTGGTGCCCGGAACTTAACGTTTTTTACGttcgcttacgctccgtgtgTTGAGGGCCTAaaagttgtcattgtcatttagaatagaatagaatatttttattttacttaaaaatgtggTACAAGAGATGCATTTTCGCTACAGAACTCTTAAAACAACATACCCTTGTCGGTACAGTTCCTCTTCTTCAAGCAGATATCCCAGAGAGGACACGGCCGGCGGCACTTCCACATCGTTCTTGGGTTTCGGCACTTCgttctgaaaaataaaatattttcacattatACTAAACGAAAATAGCTTCCTGTTTAGAATagccaggcgtgtctcactccgcgatttcgtcacgtcgctacaagtacctgcggtcgcctcaattttgaggttttgccatagtaattgccgcacaccgctgtGGAACggacctagtactattataataTTCTGTGGAATAGCTACGATTAACAAATGTTAGaacagcataggttttacccgAGTCgagttttgttctatgagatcGGGACGGGACGGGTCGCTGGGGActggagacagacagacagacagacggacggacggacggacaacaaagtgatcccataagggttccgttttttccttttgaggtacggaaacctaaaaagttaGAGGAACGTTCTGTACCTTGATGAGCGGGTGGCGGTAGATGTACCCGGTGCGGAAGCCGGCGTTGTCCAGCATGCGCATGAGCGCCTCGAACTCCTCCCCGCCCACGCGCCACTTCCCGTCGCCGGCCGGCGCCGAGCGGGACTGCGAGTAGATCTGAAATCAAACGGTTATATTTAGTCATTTTTTCAATGCGACCAGCAGATGCAGGTCATCCTGAGGAACCTTTTTTGTTGGACTTCACAAGTAGCCTGCCTGGCGTGGTGGAAGGTCTCTTCGATAGACACCTGGTGTCAGTCCTCACCTTGTGCCTAGTCTCCTCATCCAGCAGATGCAGGTCATCCTGAGGAACAGCTACCAGGCGCAGCTGAACCTCATAAGCGGCAGTGATCTGCCTGGCGTGATGGAAGGCCTCTTCGATAGACACCTGGTGTCAGTCCTCACCTTGTGCCTAGTCTCCTCATCCGGCAGATGCAGGTCATTCTGAGGAACACCGGCCAGGCGCAGTTGGATCTCACAAGCGGTAGTCAGCAGCCTGGCGTGGTGGAATGCCTCTTCAATAGACACCTGTTGTCAGTCCTCACCTTGTGCCTAGTCTCCTCATCCAGCAGATGCAGGTCATCCTGAGGAACACCGGCCAGGCGCAGTTGGACCTCACAAGCGGCGGTCAGCTGCCTGGCGTGGTGGAAGGCCTCCTCGAGTGACGCTCCGCAGCAAAGGGCCCCGGCGCCGGTCAGCATGAGCACCTTGGCCGAGGGTCCGAGGGCGCGAACCATCTTCTCGTGCTCCTCGTTGTCCAAGAGACCTGAAAGAGTATGATATGAGATTTGCTGAAAGCATAGGTGAGATAAAGTATAACTGTTAATTGACAGTtcataaaccttattgcaaaagGCATAAGGGGTTCTCttccttttcgccgaaaattgtattgcagaatttcacttggcaaccaacttttcgccaaagtttcatttggccgaatttcatttcccaactttacataattaaacctaacctaacccaacctagtacgtcattttcgtttcgcaactatggggttgggaaatgaaatggttgcgaaataattatttggtaacgattggtttgtcaaatgaaactttggcgaaaagggAGTACAGcggcataaggtccaccaatGGACAGATAAGAGTGTCGCTGTTTATATATTCTCAAAACAAAGAGATCCTCCAGTCTTTTATCGATTCTATTAGTATCAGCCGGGCTAgaacatgattggcgcgagagtatctcgccgcgacatagactacccgtccccctttaattcatacagttagtaaaagacgggtagtctatgtcgcggcgagatactgttgcgccaatcatgtgctcggccaaCCAGGTGCAGACATATATTTCTATGGGCGCAGACAAGCTAACCGTATTATCTGTTATTTTATCGCAATCGAACCAGAAGTCATTCGGGTGCACgcgtttaagaggccgtagtcgattttggagcaaaaattttaaattgatagatttagtcgttgaaataatacacgttttgttacgtaatatctaaataacaagtattggtttctattagcacgtcttctcatcttgccttttaataatgaggtcgcgagcgtgcgtcaccggtaatatatgaaaagaaggggtagtttttaaaaattcatcaaaaatttatggtggtaaattaggtatacaaattgatgtacaagaatagtttcagcaaatgttgtagattgtttaagtatcaaaattacgttgaaattaagtcgattttcagagaaattgtcacttgtttttaagtaatttctggagaaaattgatttcgtctaactttcatttacactgcttcaaagtcataataataaaaatgtaatctgataaacgtcaagtacaggatatgtgtaatacaaaattaccatgtttagccgtccaaactttacgaaatttacaaataagagcgacaaaatcagtgctttacgcgcgtttacctaaacgtccatcagaaaagcaaacattactaatttagtgagtctgttttcaaaaaattgatctgataaaatgtaagataagaagacgtgctaatagaaaccagtacttgttatttcaattaggcaacaaaaggtgtacaatttcaccgactaaatctatcaattttacatttttgcgactaaaatcgacaccggcctcttaagcagTGCAAGGGTGCACACAGATTCGGTTGGTTTAGAAAAACTATAAGTTTCGATTCCAATGATCCGTTTGGCAAACCTAATGGTAACGAAGATGATGTTCCTGCATTATTGGCGCAGTCGATAGGACAGTATCAACCGACTTTCCGTCGATCCGACGTACTTCCCTACAAGTCGCATTTCTCCGCCGATTTTCGGGAAACTTTGTGACCAAGTTTatggaaaattttcaaaacgGCAGAGTCTCAAGTGTCCGCTAGGTATACAGCTAACAGACTCATAAGTAAATGCTTACCAGGTGGCACGCAGTGGTATACCAGGGGTCCCAATAGCGCGGCCTCGTGGGATAGGGAGTAGGCCGCGCCGGGTGCTGGCACCGGGAGAAGGCAGGGGGGCTGTGTGCACGTGCACGGAGCGTCGGTAGGGTACAACAGTATCCTGTATTCGCTTACCGGGCGGCACGCTGTGGTAGGCGAGCGGTCCCAGCAGCGCCGCCTCGTGGCCGAGCGGCAGCAGGCCGCGGCGGGAGCTGGACACGGCGAGCGCGCCCGGCGAGCGCACGTGCAGCACGCAGCGCAGGTCCGGCCGCGCCGCGTGCACCGACGCGTGCAGGGAGAAACCTGCAAAATATACACTTGTTACTAATTACCAAATGCTATCTAAAAGAACATTCCATAAACTGACAATGAAGTAGTGAGTAGAATTGTTGGGCACCATGCCTATCGTTTCGtgattcacaaaaaaaaaacactttgaTTGAGAGATTGCCTGTCTATCGAACAAAACAACGAAGTGGATTTCTGTTCAACTAGATTAGCTACCGATTAGCTGCATGGTACAGCACAGCAGTAAATATGTAGATGATTGCGGgcgttatttatcatttaataatTTTCAAGTTTGTTTTCAAAATTCTGGTCGGCTCACCTTCAACGTTCACGGGGAAGTTGGTGGTCCCCTGGTCCTGCACCACTCCCTGCATGTCGACCTTCACCAGCGAGGAGGCGGTGACCTCATGAGGGAGTAGCCCGCGAGGAGTGGTCAGGACTTGCTCTACGGCAGTGTTGAGACGGGCGGTGATTTGGCCGTTGATGCCGGCTGAAATAAAAACGGTATAAATTACACTTTGAGAAATAGGTACAGTCTCATAAGAGAAATCATAATGCCAATTGGCATTAACTGCTGGCAGGCCAGGCTCCAGGCTGCAGTTAACTGCTTGATGGAGTAAAAACGTAACTCCCATTGACTAAGGACAGGTCAGCAGGATACTAGCACAAGCTAAGGTCTAGGTTTTTAGGTTTCGGCCTATAAATTCGTCGAATACAAATAGTTCTCTGCAAAATATCTTGCAAAGCAAACTATTTTACACAGATAATGTCGTAAAAGTGAGCCACATTGCCCGAAGAATGCATAGCTGTTACGCGTAAAATGTGGTGTTCAAAAGTGGCAATCCCAGTCAGAAAAGCGCTCAGGATAGCGCAAGTCTAAGAATAAACAGTTGGGCGACTTCAAAGGGTTGCTGAGAACTTTGGGGATATCGAGTCCTTATTTAGTAGAGTGTGCGACTAAATAATGTTTCGGTGTCAATGTTGTAgatttattaattacttactcTGGGTCGACCAGACGGTAGCAAGCTGCCaatttgcagaaaacgaaaccgAAGCTCTTGATGCCGTTGATGGGCGCGCTTGGGATCCGTAGCGTGTTGTTAGGGACCTGGAGTCTACTTACTCCGAGTCCACCCGAGCAGGACCACCAGACGGTAGCAATAGCAAGCTGCCAACATGCAGCGGAATTTCTCGCCCTTCCGTAGCCAAATCCCTCAATGCCGTTGATGAGGAGCTCACAGGGCTCTGCAGGGTAAGAACAGAACTAGAACAGTCTACTTACTCTGGGTCCACCCGAACAGGTCCACCAGACGGTAGCAAGCCGCCAGCTTGCAGCGGAGGATCTTCTCGCCCTTCTCGTAGCCGAAGCCCTCGATGCCACGGATGTCGTTGATGGGAAGCACGCAGCTGGGGCTCTGAAACGTTtgatatcaatattagataatgCAATTCTCATTCAACTGCTCCCGATTAACTGGAACTGGATAACTTAAAACCTCCTCCTCGCAGTTCCTCGCGGAACATGAAGGACATGAGCTGCCACTGTGGCTGTCTTACCCTGAAGGTACCGGTGTGCAGCCTGCCGCCGACCATCTCCCGTATGCGCTGCAGCAGCGGCGCGTCGCCTCCTTCGTGCATCTGCTGGTCTAGCACCCGCTCCAGCTCCTCACGGAACAGTTTGGAGGACATGAGAGCTTCCACGCGCTTGCGGCGCTCCATTTCGCGGACATCCTGGGGGACAAAG
It encodes:
- the LOC134751982 gene encoding protein hu-li tai shao isoform X1, producing the protein MADTATEPLPNGNAAAEEEERLKQRPADIDADVREMERRKRVEALMSSKLFREELERVLDQQMHEGGDAPLLQRIREMVGGRLHTGTFRSPSCVLPINDIRGIEGFGYEKGEKILRCKLAACYRLVDLFGWTQTGINGQITARLNTAVEQVLTTPRGLLPHEVTASSLVKVDMQGVVQDQGTTNFPVNVEGFSLHASVHAARPDLRCVLHVRSPGALAVSSSRRGLLPLGHEAALLGPLAYHSVPPGLLDNEEHEKMVRALGPSAKVLMLTGAGALCCGASLEEAFHHARQLTAACEVQLRLAGVPQDDLHLLDEETRHKIYSQSRSAPAGDGKWRVGGEEFEALMRMLDNAGFRTGYIYRHPLIKNEVPKPKNDVEVPPAVSSLGYLLEEEELYRQGIWKRGSGKVGERTRWLNSPNVYQKVEVLETGTNDPKKITKWVDANNEEWVQDGSPAHSSTPVKIDTLQFVPKNTNPKEFKALQQQIKDNRRADKISAGPQSHILEGVTWDEASKLVGEDAVNTHTGDHVVLMGAASKGIIQRGHQHNATMYSAPYARNPFEHVTDSDIDEYKRQVERRARPDYDTDLSESEAISAAQITSPASATETEEESRDEHRVLRIETKQVPVRSQPEVVLSDGIENLKNRCTYLVNKAKGTLHRRPSKKTGKAFNRFSNGEHTVNGDHSDAHQSTFSHSSKEGSPSKEVSTEETPKKDKKKKKGLRTPSFLKKKKEKKKDKAQPA
- the LOC134751982 gene encoding protein hu-li tai shao isoform X3; protein product: MADTATEPLPNGNAAAEEEERLKQRPADIDADVREMERRKRVEALMSSKLFREELERVLDQQMHEGGDAPLLQRIREMVGGRLHTGTFRSPSCVLPINDIRGIEGFGYEKGEKILRCKLAACYRLVDLFGWTQTGINGQITARLNTAVEQVLTTPRGLLPHEVTASSLVKVDMQGVVQDQGTTNFPVNVEGFSLHASVHAARPDLRCVLHVRSPGALAVSSSRRGLLPLGHEAALLGPLAYHSVPPGLLDNEEHEKMVRALGPSAKVLMLTGAGALCCGASLEEAFHHARQLTAACEVQLRLAGVPQDDLHLLDEETRHKIYSQSRSAPAGDGKWRVGGEEFEALMRMLDNAGFRTGYIYRHPLIKNEVPKPKNDVEVPPAVSSLGYLLEEEELYRQGIWKRGSGKVGERTRWLNSPNVYQKVEVLETGTNDPKKITKWVDANNEEWVQDGSPAHSSTPVKIDTLQFVPKNTNPKEFKALQQQIKDNRRADKISAGPQSHILEGVTWDEASKLVGEDAVNTHTGDHVVLMGAASKGIIQRGHQHNATMYSAPYARNPFEHVTDSDIDEYKRQVERRARPDYDTDLSESEAISAAQITSPASATETEEESRDEHRVLRIETKQVPVRSQPEVVLSDVDTTDFLHAERSHADRTRGEHTVNGDHSDAHQSTFSHSSKEGSPSKEVSTEETPKKDKKKKKGLRTPSFLKKKKEKKKDKAQPA
- the LOC134751982 gene encoding protein hu-li tai shao isoform X5; amino-acid sequence: MADTATEPLPNGNAAAEEEERLKQRPADIDADVREMERRKRVEALMSSKLFREELERVLDQQMHEGGDAPLLQRIREMVGGRLHTGTFRSPSCVLPINDIRGIEGFGYEKGEKILRCKLAACYRLVDLFGWTQTGINGQITARLNTAVEQVLTTPRGLLPHEVTASSLVKVDMQGVVQDQGTTNFPVNVEGFSLHASVHAARPDLRCVLHVRSPGALAVSSSRRGLLPLGHEAALLGPLAYHSVPPGLLDNEEHEKMVRALGPSAKVLMLTGAGALCCGASLEEAFHHARQLTAACEVQLRLAGVPQDDLHLLDEETRHKIYSQSRSAPAGDGKWRVGGEEFEALMRMLDNAGFRTGYIYRHPLIKNEVPKPKNDVEVPPAVSSLGYLLEEEELYRQGIWKRGSGKVGERTRWLNSPNVYQKVEVLETGTNDPKKITKWVDANNEEWVQDGSPAHSSTPVKIDTLQFVPKNTNPKEFKALQQQIKDNRRADKISAGPQSHILEGVTWDEASKLVGEDAVNTHTGDHVVLMGAASKGIIQRGHQHNATMYSAPYARNPFEHVTDSDIDEYKRQVERRARPDYDTDLSESEAISAAQITSPASATETEEESRDEHRVLRIETKQVPVRSQPEVVLSDGEHTVNGDHSDAHQSTFSHSSKEGSPSKEVSTEETPKKDKKKKKGLRTPSFLKKKKEKKKDKAQPA
- the LOC134751982 gene encoding protein hu-li tai shao isoform X6, which encodes MADTATEPLPNGNAAAEEEERLKQRPADIDADVREMERRKRVEALMSSKLFREELERVLDQQMHEGGDAPLLQRIREMVGGRLHTGTFRSPSCVLPINDIRGIEGFGYEKGEKILRCKLAACYRLVDLFGWTQTGINGQITARLNTAVEQVLTTPRGLLPHEVTASSLVKVDMQGVVQDQGTTNFPVNVEGFSLHASVHAARPDLRCVLHVRSPGALAVSSSRRGLLPLGHEAALLGPLAYHSVPPGLLDNEEHEKMVRALGPSAKVLMLTGAGALCCGASLEEAFHHARQLTAACEVQLRLAGVPQDDLHLLDEETRHKIYSQSRSAPAGDGKWRVGGEEFEALMRMLDNAGFRTGYIYRHPLIKNEVPKPKNDVEVPPAVSSLGYLLEEEELYRQGIWKRGSGKVGERTRWLNSPNVYQKVEVLETGTNDPKKITKWVQDGSPAHSSTPVKIDTLQFVPKNTNPKEFKALQQQIKDNRRADKISAGPQSHILEGVTWDEASKLVGEDAVNTHTGDHVVLMGAASKGIIQRGHQHNATMYSAPYARNPFEHVTDSDIDEYKRQVERRARPDYDTDLSESEAISAAQITSPASATETEEESRDEHRVLRIETKQVPVRSQPEVVLSDGEHTVNGDHSDAHQSTFSHSSKEGSPSKEVSTEETPKKDKKKKKGLRTPSFLKKKKEKKKDKAQPA